In Myotis daubentonii chromosome 10, mMyoDau2.1, whole genome shotgun sequence, one genomic interval encodes:
- the TAC1 gene encoding protachykinin-1 isoform X1: MKILLALAVLFLVSTQLLAEEIGADDGLNYWSDWSDSDHLKEELPEPFEHLLQRIARRPKPQQFFGLMGKRDAGKAFPIVVFLTGHAHFSNKKRHRTDAFIGLMGKRALNSVAYERDAMQNYERRRK, translated from the exons ATGAAAATCCTCCTGGCCTTGGCCGTCTTATTTCTCGTCTCCACGCAACTGTTGGCAGAAGAAATCGGAGCCGACGATGGTTTGAATTATTGGTCCGACTGGTCCGACAGCGACCACCTCAAG GAGGAGCTGCCTGAGCCCTTTGAGCATCTTCTACAGAGAATCGCCCGGAGACCCAAGCCTCAGCAGTTCTTCGGCTTGATGGGCAAACGGGATGCTG GTAAGGCATTTCCTATTGTTGTCTTTCTTACAGGACATGCCCATTTCTCCAATAAAAAAA GACATAGAACAGATGCCTTTATTGGACTAATGGGCAAAAGAGCTTTAAATTCTG TGGCTTATGAAAGGGATGCGATGCAGAATTATGAAAGAAGACGTAAATAA
- the TAC1 gene encoding protachykinin-1 isoform X4, whose product MKILLALAVLFLVSTQLLAEEIGADDGLNYWSDWSDSDHLKEELPEPFEHLLQRIARRPKPQQFFGLMGKRDAGHAHFSNKKMAYERDAMQNYERRRK is encoded by the exons ATGAAAATCCTCCTGGCCTTGGCCGTCTTATTTCTCGTCTCCACGCAACTGTTGGCAGAAGAAATCGGAGCCGACGATGGTTTGAATTATTGGTCCGACTGGTCCGACAGCGACCACCTCAAG GAGGAGCTGCCTGAGCCCTTTGAGCATCTTCTACAGAGAATCGCCCGGAGACCCAAGCCTCAGCAGTTCTTCGGCTTGATGGGCAAACGGGATGCTG GACATGCCCATTTCTCCAATAAAAAAA TGGCTTATGAAAGGGATGCGATGCAGAATTATGAAAGAAGACGTAAATAA
- the TAC1 gene encoding protachykinin-1 isoform X3 has protein sequence MKILLALAVLFLVSTQLLAEEIGADDGLNYWSDWSDSDHLKEELPEPFEHLLQRIARRPKPQQFFGLMGKRDAGKAFPIVVFLTGHAHFSNKKMAYERDAMQNYERRRK, from the exons ATGAAAATCCTCCTGGCCTTGGCCGTCTTATTTCTCGTCTCCACGCAACTGTTGGCAGAAGAAATCGGAGCCGACGATGGTTTGAATTATTGGTCCGACTGGTCCGACAGCGACCACCTCAAG GAGGAGCTGCCTGAGCCCTTTGAGCATCTTCTACAGAGAATCGCCCGGAGACCCAAGCCTCAGCAGTTCTTCGGCTTGATGGGCAAACGGGATGCTG GTAAGGCATTTCCTATTGTTGTCTTTCTTACAGGACATGCCCATTTCTCCAATAAAAAAA TGGCTTATGAAAGGGATGCGATGCAGAATTATGAAAGAAGACGTAAATAA
- the TAC1 gene encoding protachykinin-1 isoform X2 produces MKILLALAVLFLVSTQLLAEEIGADDGLNYWSDWSDSDHLKEELPEPFEHLLQRIARRPKPQQFFGLMGKRDAGHAHFSNKKRHRTDAFIGLMGKRALNSVAYERDAMQNYERRRK; encoded by the exons ATGAAAATCCTCCTGGCCTTGGCCGTCTTATTTCTCGTCTCCACGCAACTGTTGGCAGAAGAAATCGGAGCCGACGATGGTTTGAATTATTGGTCCGACTGGTCCGACAGCGACCACCTCAAG GAGGAGCTGCCTGAGCCCTTTGAGCATCTTCTACAGAGAATCGCCCGGAGACCCAAGCCTCAGCAGTTCTTCGGCTTGATGGGCAAACGGGATGCTG GACATGCCCATTTCTCCAATAAAAAAA GACATAGAACAGATGCCTTTATTGGACTAATGGGCAAAAGAGCTTTAAATTCTG TGGCTTATGAAAGGGATGCGATGCAGAATTATGAAAGAAGACGTAAATAA